Proteins found in one Coffea eugenioides isolate CCC68of chromosome 5, Ceug_1.0, whole genome shotgun sequence genomic segment:
- the LOC113770335 gene encoding uncharacterized protein LOC113770335, giving the protein MKLSSTEETIMGRTNDDKRAVPVGRKGTKEDDLRKSLFKSVARSPVEDGRPRSMIIRKKNTVIPAHIVAEAISTLHGLDLRWSGPITPAEMQYVEQYVLAKYPEYSSALVEGGDKTDLYDLCIKGEFSELSPDDKRKSPRTSVGSREPSTPSFGSNLPDMDKIQLEPSRLLDILTKKSSFLGSFISIPEIQARNKVLNHCGLPEEDYLVLFTQQYKDAMMLVGESYPFFRGNFYLSIIGEESDYVREFAMFKESKVILAPESWLDLRIKGSQLSQYFRRKCKHSPKGLFSYPAEVNGMRYSMHWVSEAHRNSWHVLLDATALVVGQDKLNLALHRPDFVLCSLENGHANPSKIICLLVRRKSFDVSIAPAQAFK; this is encoded by the exons ATGAAGTTATCATCAACTGAGGAAACAATCATGGGGAGGACCAATGATGACAAAAGAGCTGTACCAGTGGGAAGAAAG GGGACAAAGGAAGATGATCTGAGAAAATCTTTATTCAAATCTGTCGCGAGATCACCTGTTGAAGATGGAAGACCAAGAAGTATGATTATTAGG AAAAAGAACACAGTCATTCCGGCTCATATAGTAGCAGAAGCAATATCTACACTTCATGGTCTCGATCTACGATGGTCAGGGCCAATTACACCGGCTGAAATGCAATATGTTGAGCAATATGTCCTAGCCAAGTATCCCGAGTATTCGAGTGCGCTGGTGGAAGGTGGAGACAAGACGGATTTATATGATCTTTGCATCAAGGGAGAGTTCTCAGAGCTCTCACCTGATGACAAGAGAAAGTCACCTAGGACAAGTGTGGGATCCAGAGAACCATCTACACCCTCTTTTGGCAGCAATCTTCCTGATATGGACAAAATCCAATTGGAGCCATCAAGATTACTTGATATCTTAACCAAGAAATCATCTTTCTTAGGGAGCTTCATCTCAATCCCTGAAATTCAAGCGCGGAATAAAGTTCTAAACCACTGTGGATTACCTGAAGAGGACTATCTGGTTCTTTTCACCCAACAGTACAAAGATGCCATGATGTTGGTTGGAGAGAGCTATCCATTTTTCAGGGGAAACTTCTATTTAAGCATTATTGGCGAAGAATCAGATTATGTAAGGGAATTTGCAATGTTTAAGGAATCAAAAGTCATCCTAGCACCAGAGTCCTGGCTGGATTTGAGGATTAAGGGATCACAACTCAGCCAGTATTTCAGAAGAAAATGCAAGCACAGCCCGAAGGGGCTGTTTTCTTATCCAGCTGAGGTCAATGGGATGCGATACTCAATGCACTGGGTTTCTGAAGCTCACCGGAACTCATGGCATGTTCTGCTTGATGCGACAGCCCTCGTGGTAGGACAAGACAAGCTAAATCTTGCACTTCACAGGCCTGATTTTGTTCTTTGCAGCCTTGAGAATGGTCATGCCAACCCTTCAAAAATCATCTGCCTGCTTGTCAGGAGAAAATCGTTTGATGTGTCCATAGCTCCAGCTCAAGCATTCAAATAA
- the LOC113770336 gene encoding putative F-box protein At1g47790: MNKRRKKIIRAAMVTTSNGSITQQKLQQQLPNDLVFGLLMKLEKVKNLHKYKCVSKSWCSIISSPQFPASYRSFHRGGLLISIPERIAGLRQLSFYYSSVLVEEQPVEPFFCSFKMPVSKFFGGITEVINGITCVFYQNVVFVCNVCSGEKMILPDPVFRDHNSVNTSTKLFLGYDASNSGVYKLLKLRKVERQGTDFDELEAEILTLGCGSCSRREVLQPVAGIVVDGIFSTGYLLVKGVMYWIVNCLDNQPRLVSFDFKKDRFDLIQPPPDYKFLVHPKEWQFVQFKGHLGLLNSDYVCFGVHLLDHDGNEAKCWIKQYIPWPLGSDSEERTAVFVGNLPTGQILFSNLKLLDQKKSKSACVPIYSYDHQKNRFERLLVGSPPQIRHATNFGVGVTFLEENLAPLDFLLSEGH; the protein is encoded by the coding sequence ATGAACaagagaaggaagaagattATCAGAGCAGCCATGGTTACAACAAGTAATGGCTCAATAACCCAGCAAAAGCTGCAGCAGCAGTTGCCCAATGATTTGGTCTTTGGTTTGCTGATGAAGCTTGAAAAGGTCAAGAACCTACACAAGTACAAATGCGTTTCGAAAAGCTGGTGTTCAATCATCAGCAGTCCTCAGTTCCCTGCCAGTTATCGAAGTTTTCACCGCGGTGGCCTTCTGATTTCCATCCCTGAACGCATTGCCGGTCTCAGACAACTCTCTTTCTACTACTCATCCGTTCTTGTTGAAGAGCAGCCCGTAGAGCCCTTCTTTTGCAGTTTTAAAATGCCCGTGTCGAAATTTTTTGGTGGAATTACAGAGGTGATCAATGGGATCACTTGTGTTTTTTATCAGAACGTTGTGTTTGTCTGCAATGTTTGTAGTGGAGAAAAGATGATTCTTCCAGACCCTGTTTTCCGAGATCATAATTCTGTTAATACTAGTACAAAACTCTTTTTGGGATATGATGCTTCTAATAGTGGGGTGTATAAATTGCTGAAGCTACGCAAAGTTGAAAGACAGGGCACCGATTTTGATGAGCTTGAAGCTGAAATTCTCACTCTTGGTTGTGGTTCTTGTTCACGGAGAGAAGTACTGCAGCCAGTGGCAGGAATTGTGGTTGATGGAATTTTTTCAACAGGGTACCTTTTAGTTAAAGGAGTAATGTATTGGATTGTTAATTGCCTTGATAATCAGCCAAGACTGGTTTCTTTTGACTTCAAGAAAGACAGGTTTGATCTGATTCAACCCCCGCCGGATTACAAATTTTTAGTCCATCCAAAGGAATGGCAATTTGTGCAGTTCAAGGGACACCTAGGCCTGTTGAATTCTGATTATGTCTGTTTTGGGGTTCACTTGCTAGATCATGATGGTAATGAAGCCAAATGTTGGATCAAGCAATATATCCCCTGGCCACTTGGATCAGATTCAGAAGAGAGAACTGCCGTATTTGTTGGCAATCTTCCCACCGGCCAGATATTGTTTTCCAACCTTAAGTTACTAGATCAGAAGAAGTCGAAGTCAGCTTGCGTGCCAATTTATTCATATGATCATCAGAAAAATAGGTTTGAGAGGCTGTTGGTTGGCAGCCCACCTCAGATACGTCATGCTACAAATTTTGGTGTTGGGGTAACTTTTCTAGAGGAAAATCTTGCCCCATTAGATTTTTTGCTCAGTGAGGGTCATTAG
- the LOC113772375 gene encoding protein transport protein Sec61 subunit gamma-1-like, with the protein MDALDSVFDPLRDFAKDSVRLVKRCHKPDRKEFTKVATRTAIGFVVMGFVGFFVKLIFIPINNIIVAAS; encoded by the exons ATGGACGCTTTGGATTCAGTATTCGATCCGCTGAGAGACTTCGCCAAGGATAGCGTTCGTCTTGTCAAGAGATGCCACAAGCCCGATCGGAAAG AATTTACGAAGGTGGCGACGCGGACGGCGATCGGGTTCGTGGTGATGGGATTTGTGGGGTTTTTCGTGAAATTAATCTTCATTCCCATTAACAACATCATCGTGGCAGCTTCTTAA
- the LOC113770339 gene encoding F-box protein CPR1-like, protein MARLIDSPKFVAVHLKRSLSDPRAHQYVFRGYDPPISSPNFWGAKLDGSCNGLLCVEYAYTGIILWNPWVRRFVKVPYSQFQSKSSRGPVSHGFGYDDTTDDYKVVRLDDTTEDCKGPWFDPYGSRCGIQLYSLKSNSWRKPPTLPCSFSSTVRGRAGVLVNRAFHRIVNGGGILAIDLRTEEYRLMEKPKFLERNYWCWELGSLDGCLCLFPKEFPLPSSLASFSAGIWVMKDYGIEDSWTHLSLQASSAGYSSAMGPIGYAEGKTQLVLQNDQGDVLWYDIRNSELVGSSKFPGSSGVKEGYSCVASLVLPYGGGGNAMKCTQADIISDVWS, encoded by the exons ATGGCGCGCCTGATTGACAGTCCAAAGTTCGTTGCAGTGCATTTAAAGCGATCACTTTCTGACCCAAGAGCTCATCAGTATGTCTTTAGGGGTTAC GACCCTCCTATTTCATCGCCTAATTTCTGGGGGGCTAAACTTGATGGATCCTGTAATGGTTTGCTCTGCGTGGAGTATGCCTATACTGGAATCATTCTGTGGAATCCATGGGTCAGGAGGTTCGTTAAGGTACCTTATTCCCAGTTCCAAAGTAAATCATCCAGGGGCCCGGTAAGCCATGGTTTTGGGTATGATGATACTACTGACGACTACAAGGTGGTGAGGTTAGATGATACTACTGAAGACTGCAAGGGGCCGTGGTTTGATCCTTACGGAAGTCGCTGTGGTATTCAGCTTTATAGCCTGAAATCAAATTCTTGGAGAAAGCCCCCAACTTTACCTTGCAGTTTTTCGTCTACGGTAAGAGGACGGGCTGGGGTGCTTGTTAATCGTGCTTTTCACAGGATTGTAAATGGTGGAGGGATTCTTGCCATTGATCTTAGGACGGAGGAGTACAGGCTAATGGAAAAACCCAAGTTTTTGGAACGCAACTATTGGTGCTGGGAGTTGGGGTCCTTGGATGGTTGCCTTTGCTTGTTTCCTAAAGAGTTTCCTCTTCCTTCTTCTCTTGCTTCTTTTAGTGCTGGGATTTGGGTAATGAAGGACTACGGAATAGAGGATTCTTGGACTCATTTAAGTCTTCAAGCATCAAGTGCTGGGTATTCTTCTGCAATGGGCCCTATTGGATATGCAGAGGGAAAGACGCAACTGGTTTTGCAGAATGATCAGGGAGACGTTTTATGGTACGACATTAGAAACAGCGAGTTGGTTGGGAGCAGTAAGTTTCCTGGTTCATCAGGTGTGAAGGAAGGATATAGCTGTGTTGCCAGCCTTGTTCTACCTTATGGTGGTGGAGGAAATGCCATGAAGTGCACTCAAGCAGATATTATATCAGATGTGTGGTCCTAG
- the LOC113770341 gene encoding extensin-like, whose translation MATSWPRLVVTLAICLTATIVAADDKKPFSYASPPPPPPYYYSSPPPLPYYYKSPPSPYYYKSPPPPSLPPPLPYYYKSPSPPSPSPPSPYIHKSPPPPSPSPPPPPYIYKSPPPPSPSPPPPYIYKSPSPPSTSPPPPYYYKSPLPPSPSPPPPYIYKSPPPPSPSPPPPYIYKSPPPPSPLPPPPYIYKSPPPPSLSPPPPYYYKSPPPPSPSPPPPYYY comes from the coding sequence ATGGCAACATCTTGGCCAAGGCTAGTTGTTACCTTGGCAATATGTTTGACAGCCACAATTGTGGCTGCTGATGACAAAAAACCGTTCTCTTATGcatctccaccaccaccaccaccatacTACTATAGTTCTCCACCGCCTCTACCCTACTATTACAAGTCACCACCTTCTCCATATTATTATAAGTCTCCACCACCTCCTTCACTTCCACCACCACTGCCTTACTATTATAAGTCACCATCTCCTCCATCTCCTTCACCTCCTTCTCCCTATATCCACAAGTCTCCACCACCTCCCTCACCTTCACCTCCTCCTCCCCCTTACATTTACAAGTCACCACCTCCACCTTCTCCCTCACCTCCTCCACCTTATATCTATAAGTCTCCATCACCTCCCTCAACTTCACCACCACCGCCTTACTACTACAAGTCACCTCTACCACCATCTCCTTCACCTCCTCCTCCTTACATCTACAAGTCACCGCCTCCACCTTCTCCCTCGCCTCCTCCACCTTATATCTATAAGTCTCCACCACCTCCATCACCATTACCACCACCTCCATATATTTACAAGTCACCTCCACCTCCCTCTCTTTCTCCACCCCCACCATATTATTATAaatcaccaccaccaccatcgCCATCACCTCCGCCTCCTTACTACTACTAG